One window of bacterium genomic DNA carries:
- a CDS encoding ABC transporter ATP-binding protein, whose product MAELLRIEKLSKNFGGLAALKDVSLAIAEGEIVGLIGPNGAGKTTLFNAITGIYPPTAGDVRYRGKVIARAKRRARWLPFFSVAALVCTVVAFVFGERYLFTPAGAGAASLAVALAFTVVGVAFAPKGSVRPDQIAGRGLYRTFQSINLFDEMTSLENVEVGGHRMSRVGVADAVFLTPRYRRDEGRVREAALAAVKFVALEGKEEWKAASLPYGLQRRLEIARALVSKPKLLLLDEPAAGLNPTEKNELLELIREIRDTGVTVFLIEHDVKLVMNVCDRVVVLDHGEAIAAGRPEEVQNDPRVIEAYLGTKASKEVH is encoded by the coding sequence ATGGCCGAGCTTCTACGAATCGAGAAGTTGAGCAAGAACTTCGGCGGCCTCGCCGCCCTAAAGGACGTGAGCCTCGCCATCGCCGAGGGCGAGATCGTCGGCCTTATAGGCCCCAACGGCGCCGGCAAAACGACGCTCTTCAACGCCATCACGGGGATTTATCCGCCCACCGCCGGCGACGTACGCTACCGGGGCAAGGTCATCGCCCGCGCCAAGAGGCGCGCGCGGTGGCTGCCGTTCTTCTCCGTCGCCGCGTTGGTATGCACGGTCGTGGCCTTCGTCTTCGGCGAACGGTACCTGTTCACGCCGGCGGGCGCGGGCGCCGCGTCGCTGGCCGTCGCGCTGGCCTTCACCGTGGTGGGCGTCGCGTTCGCGCCCAAGGGAAGCGTCCGCCCGGACCAGATCGCGGGCCGCGGCCTCTACCGCACTTTCCAGAGCATCAACCTCTTCGACGAGATGACGAGCCTGGAGAACGTCGAGGTGGGCGGCCATCGCATGTCGCGCGTGGGCGTGGCGGACGCGGTGTTCCTTACGCCGCGCTACCGCCGCGACGAGGGCCGCGTGCGGGAGGCGGCGCTCGCCGCCGTCAAGTTCGTCGCGCTGGAGGGGAAGGAGGAGTGGAAGGCGGCCTCGCTCCCCTACGGCCTACAACGGCGACTCGAGATCGCCCGGGCGCTGGTTTCGAAACCCAAACTGCTCCTGCTCGACGAGCCCGCCGCCGGCCTTAATCCCACCGAGAAGAACGAACTTTTAGAGCTCATACGCGAGATACGCGACACCGGCGTTACGGTATTTTTAATCGAACACGACGTGAAGCTCGTCATGAACGTATGCGACCGCGTCGTCGTACTGGACCACGGCGAGGCCATCGCCGCCGGCCGCCCGGAAGAGGTCCAGAACGACCCGCGCGTCATCGAAGCGTACCTGGGGACGAAGGCGAGCAAGGAGGTTCACTGA
- a CDS encoding SagB/ThcOx family dehydrogenase: MRGLLLTATAALILSAGCGGKAEEKPEETCPPAAAEKEANPGTADFRELPAVSCEGGEPLLEVLAARRSTRTYGDRKLTAEEVAYLLWAGQGITSARGLRTAPSAGALYPMTLYYADDVALWRYDTRRHGLAKVVDGDVRRDLARAGLDQAPLKRAPGIIVVVAKPAVTAAKYGDRAERYCMLEAGHVGQNILLTAEALGLGACPLGAFRDGDVLDVLGLGDDYLPLYLIPVGEKFVSE; encoded by the coding sequence ATGCGGGGGTTATTGTTGACGGCGACGGCGGCGTTGATACTTAGCGCCGGCTGCGGCGGCAAGGCCGAGGAGAAGCCGGAAGAAACTTGTCCCCCGGCCGCCGCCGAGAAGGAAGCCAATCCGGGGACCGCCGACTTCCGCGAGCTGCCGGCGGTCTCGTGCGAGGGCGGAGAGCCGCTGCTCGAGGTCCTGGCCGCGCGGCGCTCAACGCGCACCTACGGCGACCGCAAGTTGACGGCGGAGGAGGTAGCGTATTTGCTTTGGGCGGGCCAGGGCATAACTTCGGCTCGAGGTCTGCGTACCGCCCCGTCGGCGGGCGCGCTCTACCCGATGACCCTCTACTACGCCGACGACGTCGCGCTGTGGCGCTACGATACGCGTCGCCACGGCCTGGCGAAGGTGGTGGACGGCGACGTCCGCCGCGACCTCGCCCGGGCGGGTTTGGACCAGGCGCCGCTCAAACGGGCGCCCGGGATAATCGTGGTCGTCGCGAAGCCGGCCGTAACCGCCGCCAAGTACGGCGACCGGGCCGAGCGCTACTGCATGCTCGAGGCAGGCCACGTTGGCCAGAACATATTACTGACGGCGGAGGCGCTGGGGTTGGGCGCCTGTCCGCTCGGCGCCTTCCGCGACGGCGACGTGCTCGACGTTTTGGGATTGGGAGACGACTATCTGCCGTTGTATCTAATTCCCGTGGGAGAGAAGTTCGTCTCGGAATGA